A genomic window from Gemmatimonadaceae bacterium includes:
- a CDS encoding acetyl-CoA C-acyltransferase produces the protein MSLDRTPVLVSATRTPIGRFLGGLSALSAPELGAIAIREAVKRAGIDAAQIGEVIMGNVLQGGVGQAPARQAMIKAGIPGSVPAVTINKVCGSGLQAVMQAAQAIRAGDEQLLVAGGMESMSNAPHLVRGMRSGVKFGAQTMADLLINDGLWCSFYDRHMGGHAEYTAKKAGITRARQDEFALQSHQKAVAAIESGAFKGEIVPVEIAGKKPVVVDTDEGPRKDTSLDVLAKLKPAFGKDAPKDMKPEELTVTAGNAPGLNDGAAAVVVASEAYAKAHGLPILARITGYASGGGDPQDLFFAPIVAVNNLMAKTGAKIGDYDLIEANEAFASQSLADGDGLGWAWDRVNVHGGAIALGHPIGASGARILVTLLHALTAQGKRTGMATLCLGGGNAVALSVERV, from the coding sequence ATGTCGCTCGATAGAACTCCAGTCCTCGTCAGCGCCACCCGCACGCCCATCGGCCGCTTCCTCGGTGGCCTCTCCGCGCTGAGCGCGCCCGAACTCGGCGCCATCGCCATCCGCGAAGCCGTGAAGCGTGCCGGCATCGACGCCGCGCAGATCGGCGAGGTGATTATGGGCAACGTGCTGCAGGGCGGGGTGGGGCAGGCGCCGGCGCGGCAGGCGATGATCAAGGCGGGCATCCCCGGCAGCGTACCGGCGGTCACCATCAATAAGGTGTGCGGCTCTGGCCTGCAGGCGGTGATGCAGGCGGCGCAGGCGATCCGTGCTGGCGACGAGCAACTGCTGGTGGCGGGCGGGATGGAGTCGATGAGCAACGCGCCGCACCTCGTGCGCGGGATGCGCAGCGGCGTGAAGTTCGGCGCGCAGACGATGGCCGACTTGCTCATCAACGACGGGCTGTGGTGCTCGTTCTACGACCGCCATATGGGCGGCCACGCCGAGTACACGGCCAAGAAGGCCGGCATCACGCGGGCGCGGCAGGACGAGTTCGCGCTGCAGTCGCACCAGAAGGCGGTGGCGGCGATCGAATCCGGCGCCTTCAAGGGCGAGATCGTGCCGGTGGAGATCGCGGGCAAGAAGCCGGTGGTCGTGGACACCGATGAGGGGCCGCGCAAGGACACCTCGCTCGACGTGCTGGCCAAGCTGAAGCCGGCCTTCGGCAAGGATGCGCCCAAGGATATGAAGCCCGAGGAGCTCACGGTGACGGCGGGCAACGCGCCGGGACTCAACGACGGCGCGGCTGCCGTCGTCGTCGCGAGCGAAGCCTACGCGAAGGCGCACGGCCTGCCGATCCTCGCCCGCATCACCGGCTACGCGTCGGGCGGCGGCGATCCGCAGGACCTGTTCTTCGCGCCCATCGTGGCGGTGAACAACCTGATGGCGAAGACGGGCGCGAAAATCGGCGACTACGACCTCATCGAGGCCAACGAGGCCTTCGCCTCGCAGTCGCTGGCCGACGGCGACGGGCTCGGCTGGGCCTGGGACCGCGTCAACGTGCACGGCGGCGCGATTGCGCTGGGGCACCCCATCGGGGCGTCGGGCGCGCGCATTCTCGTGACGCTGCTGCACGCGCTCACGGCGCAGGGCAAGCGGACCGGGATGGCGACGCTGTGTTTGGGAGGCGGCAATGCGGTGGCGCTCTCGGTGGAGCGTGTGTAG
- the thrS gene encoding threonine--tRNA ligase has product MSAVAEQIVLTLPDGKTREVTPGTLAREVVASIGPGLLKAAIAVAVDGEIQDLMTPLRRGGAFQVLTDKDPRALAVLRHSGAHILATAVRRLRPEAKIGFGPAIDDGFYYDFEVAKPFTPEDLAAFEAEMHKVIAEKYPFVRAEVTQEEARKVFADDPLKLERLDDFTDPSEVISTYTDGPFTDLCRGPHVPDTSYLKHFKLLSAAGAYWRGDEKRQMLQRIYATAFFKKDELESHLHNLEEAKKRDHRVLGRQLDLFQFFPHAPGAAFWTPRGTTMWNALEGFVRERQQEAFLEIKTPLLYTKKLWEQSGHWGKYRENMFLVWDKEQAEAGASADEALSMSLKPMNCPSHHLYYAASKHSYRELPKRFVTFDVLHRNELSGALSGLTRVRQFAQDDCHVYLREDQIADEVKFLMDFILSYYDTFGLTAKLKFATRPEQRIGSDELWDRAEAALRAALESTGRAYELKEGDGAFYGPKIDFDVTDSIGRAWQLGTIQLDYNAPERFDLSYTGEDNAAHRPVVIHRAVSGSFERFIAILIEHFAGAFPVWLAPEQVRVLPISDDVAGYATDVAAKLRAAGVRAVCDDRSDTLNYRIRDGEMMKVPYMAVCGKREAEAGQVAVRVRGAGKKQEVVSVDAFLSRITDEIRTRALAPAAAGPA; this is encoded by the coding sequence ATGAGCGCGGTGGCGGAGCAGATCGTCCTCACGCTGCCGGACGGAAAGACGCGTGAAGTGACACCGGGCACGCTGGCCCGCGAGGTGGTGGCGAGCATCGGCCCCGGCCTGCTGAAGGCGGCCATCGCCGTAGCCGTGGACGGCGAGATCCAGGACCTGATGACGCCCCTGCGGCGCGGCGGCGCCTTCCAGGTGCTCACCGACAAGGACCCGCGCGCGCTGGCGGTGCTGCGGCACTCGGGTGCGCACATCCTTGCGACGGCGGTGCGGCGCCTGCGTCCGGAGGCCAAGATCGGCTTCGGCCCCGCCATCGACGACGGCTTCTACTATGACTTCGAGGTCGCCAAGCCGTTCACACCTGAAGACCTCGCGGCCTTCGAAGCCGAGATGCACAAGGTGATCGCCGAGAAGTATCCGTTCGTGCGCGCCGAGGTCACGCAGGAGGAGGCGCGGAAGGTGTTCGCCGACGATCCGCTCAAGCTCGAGCGTCTCGACGACTTCACCGACCCCAGCGAGGTCATCTCGACCTACACCGACGGCCCCTTCACGGACCTGTGCCGCGGGCCGCACGTGCCGGACACCTCGTACCTCAAGCACTTCAAGCTGCTGAGCGCGGCCGGTGCCTATTGGCGCGGCGACGAGAAGCGGCAGATGCTGCAGCGCATCTACGCCACGGCCTTCTTCAAGAAGGACGAGCTCGAGTCGCACCTGCACAACCTCGAGGAGGCCAAGAAGCGCGACCACCGCGTGCTCGGCCGCCAACTGGATCTGTTCCAGTTCTTCCCGCACGCCCCCGGTGCGGCGTTCTGGACCCCGCGCGGCACGACGATGTGGAACGCGCTCGAGGGCTTCGTCCGCGAGCGGCAGCAGGAAGCCTTCCTCGAGATCAAGACGCCGCTGCTCTACACCAAGAAGCTGTGGGAGCAGTCGGGGCACTGGGGCAAGTACCGCGAGAATATGTTCCTCGTCTGGGACAAGGAGCAGGCGGAGGCGGGCGCCAGCGCCGACGAAGCGCTGAGTATGTCGCTCAAGCCGATGAACTGCCCCTCGCACCATCTGTACTACGCCGCGAGTAAGCACTCGTACCGCGAGCTGCCGAAGCGCTTCGTGACCTTCGACGTGCTGCACCGCAACGAGCTCTCGGGCGCGCTCTCGGGCCTCACGCGCGTGCGGCAGTTCGCGCAGGACGACTGCCACGTGTACCTGCGCGAGGACCAGATCGCCGACGAGGTGAAGTTCCTGATGGACTTCATCCTCTCGTACTACGACACCTTCGGCCTGACGGCCAAGCTCAAGTTCGCGACGCGGCCGGAGCAGCGCATCGGCTCCGACGAACTCTGGGACCGTGCCGAGGCGGCGCTGCGCGCGGCGCTGGAGAGCACCGGCCGGGCGTACGAGCTCAAGGAAGGCGATGGCGCCTTCTACGGCCCGAAGATCGACTTCGACGTGACCGACTCCATCGGCCGGGCGTGGCAGCTGGGCACCATCCAGCTCGACTACAATGCGCCCGAGCGCTTCGACCTCAGCTACACCGGCGAGGACAACGCCGCCCATCGGCCGGTGGTGATCCACCGCGCGGTCAGCGGCAGCTTCGAGCGCTTCATCGCCATCCTCATCGAGCACTTCGCCGGCGCCTTCCCGGTCTGGCTGGCCCCGGAACAGGTCCGGGTGCTGCCGATCTCCGACGACGTGGCGGGGTATGCCACGGACGTGGCCGCGAAACTTCGTGCGGCGGGCGTCCGTGCGGTCTGCGACGACCGCAGCGATACCCTCAACTATCGGATCCGGGACGGCGAGATGATGAAGGTCCCCTATATGGCGGTGTGCGGAAAGCGCGAGGCCGAAGCCGGACAGGTGGCCGTGCGCGTCCGCGGCGCCGGCAAGAAGCAAGAGGTCGTCTCGGTGGACGCCTTCCTCTCGCGCATCACCGACGAGATCCGCACGCGCGCACTGGCGCCGGCCGCGGCCGGCCCCGCATGA
- a CDS encoding BON domain-containing protein, which yields MRVIEVDAEERSDRWLLWLLAGTAIGVTAGVLVAERYSGRRPSTKGLLRRLRSLAKLAGAQWAPMVDVALELKEMWEERRAGRPSAGHAASEEHDDFEDDVDALDLEDEDEYEEASPPFADLEDDAEDEEDEEEDDDNDDGADDEEEDDDSELGARVLEAFVNDPVLAERPVEIEADDDAGEILLFGQVRSPREVSHAVTIARGVPGVRRVRQRLSVRGRR from the coding sequence ATGCGCGTGATCGAAGTCGACGCCGAGGAACGCAGCGATCGCTGGCTGCTCTGGCTGCTGGCCGGGACGGCCATCGGCGTGACGGCCGGCGTCCTAGTCGCCGAGCGCTACAGCGGCCGCCGCCCGAGCACCAAGGGCCTCCTGCGCCGCCTCCGCAGCCTGGCCAAGCTGGCCGGTGCGCAGTGGGCACCGATGGTGGACGTCGCGCTCGAACTCAAGGAGATGTGGGAAGAGCGTCGAGCCGGCCGCCCCAGCGCCGGGCACGCGGCCAGCGAGGAGCACGACGACTTCGAGGACGACGTGGATGCGCTCGACCTCGAGGACGAGGACGAGTACGAGGAGGCTAGCCCGCCGTTCGCCGATCTCGAAGACGACGCCGAAGACGAAGAAGACGAAGAAGAAGACGACGACAACGACGATGGCGCAGACGACGAGGAAGAGGACGACGACTCCGAACTCGGCGCCCGCGTCCTCGAGGCCTTCGTGAACGACCCCGTGCTCGCGGAGCGACCGGTAGAGATCGAGGCCGATGACGACGCGGGGGAGATCCTGCTCTTCGGACAGGTGCGCAGCCCACGCGAGGTCTCGCACGCGGTGACCATCGCGCGCGGCGTGCCGGGCGTCCGGCGCGTCCGCCAGCGGCTCAGCGTCCGCGGACGGCGGTAG
- a CDS encoding valine--tRNA ligase, whose protein sequence is MPETPAPAPDFPTHFDFAAAEPALTSAWEAAGLFKADADRTTRLGGDRDPFTVLIPPPNVTAVLHVGHGLNNTVQDVLIRWRRMAGDEALWLPGTDHAGIATQNVVEKLLAKEGKTRFDLGREAFVKRTEQFVEETGGIILQQLKAIGASADFSRTAYTLSPGLSHAVRETFVRLYEKGLVYRGHRVIHWCPRCLTSLSDEEAEFHDSEGALHHIRYALADNAAQGITIATTRPETILADVAIAVHPDDERYAALVGKEACIPLTGIRIPVIADSYVEKDFGTGALKITPAHDANDFEVGKRHGLAMPVVITPTGKIGALNSDDAHRIPSSLDGLDRFEARKAIVKQLEAAGALVKVERHANAIRRCYRCDTVVEPRLSDQWFVKMAPLAAPALQAVKDGTVRLLPEKWEKVYINWLEGIRDWNISRQLWWGHRVPVWTCANGHSQAYREDPRACASCGDTTLEQDPDVLDTWFSSWLWPISTMGWPNENPKDLKAFFPSDVLVTAPEILFFWVARMIMSGYEFEGRAPFHTVYLHGTVRDMQHRKMSKSLGNGIDPLDVVERYGADALRWTLIQGMGLGVDVMLDHTDLDKSFAPGRNFATKLWNIGRFLLLQVGDEPVGALADVEAAALRLEDRWILGRLDAAIAECDAALGPARPSGAQWPEQQRQQGMRLDAYAEAARRFVWNELADWYVEAVKPRLAQPGADREVARRVLVHVFDHGLRLLHPIMPFVTESLWQRLPSQTPGAFLAVAAWPRARAAGADAGLTFDAVREAIDAIRGLRAEYGVQPGTPIVAHVAQGSGDAAALDALLASQALVSRLARCELQRDAAPAAAAAHAVLGSKLELTLPLAGMVDLAKERARLETERAGLVKQLDALRGRLGNEKFTAKAPAAVVEAERAKEREWAARAAQLDQKIAELAS, encoded by the coding sequence ATGCCCGAGACGCCCGCCCCCGCGCCTGACTTCCCCACCCACTTCGATTTCGCCGCCGCCGAACCCGCGCTGACCAGCGCCTGGGAAGCGGCCGGCCTGTTCAAGGCAGACGCCGACCGCACGACGCGCCTCGGCGGCGATCGCGATCCGTTCACCGTCCTCATCCCGCCGCCGAACGTGACGGCGGTGCTGCACGTCGGCCACGGTCTCAACAACACGGTGCAGGACGTGCTCATCCGCTGGCGCCGGATGGCCGGTGACGAGGCACTCTGGCTCCCCGGCACCGACCACGCCGGCATCGCCACGCAGAACGTCGTCGAGAAGCTCCTCGCCAAGGAAGGCAAGACGCGCTTCGACCTCGGCCGGGAGGCCTTCGTGAAGCGCACCGAGCAGTTCGTCGAGGAGACGGGCGGCATCATCCTGCAGCAGCTCAAGGCCATCGGCGCGTCGGCGGACTTCTCGCGCACGGCCTACACGCTCTCGCCGGGACTCTCGCACGCCGTGCGCGAGACCTTCGTCCGACTGTACGAAAAGGGTTTGGTCTACCGCGGTCACCGCGTCATCCACTGGTGCCCGCGTTGCCTCACCTCGCTCTCGGACGAAGAAGCCGAGTTCCACGACAGCGAAGGCGCGCTGCACCACATCCGCTACGCGCTGGCGGACAACGCCGCGCAGGGCATCACCATCGCGACGACGCGGCCCGAGACCATCCTCGCCGACGTCGCCATCGCCGTGCATCCCGACGACGAGCGCTACGCGGCGCTGGTGGGCAAGGAAGCGTGCATCCCGCTCACGGGCATCCGCATCCCCGTCATCGCCGACAGCTACGTGGAGAAGGACTTCGGCACCGGCGCGCTCAAAATCACGCCGGCGCACGACGCCAATGACTTCGAGGTCGGCAAGCGCCACGGGCTCGCGATGCCGGTGGTCATCACGCCCACCGGGAAGATCGGCGCGCTGAACTCGGACGATGCGCACCGCATCCCGTCGTCGCTGGACGGGCTCGACCGCTTCGAGGCGCGCAAGGCGATCGTGAAGCAGCTCGAGGCCGCTGGCGCGCTCGTCAAGGTGGAGCGGCACGCCAACGCCATCCGCCGCTGCTACCGCTGCGACACCGTCGTGGAGCCGCGGCTCTCGGACCAGTGGTTCGTGAAGATGGCGCCGCTGGCCGCCCCCGCCCTGCAGGCGGTGAAGGACGGCACCGTGCGCCTGCTCCCCGAGAAGTGGGAGAAGGTCTACATCAACTGGCTCGAGGGCATCCGCGACTGGAACATCTCGCGGCAGCTCTGGTGGGGCCATCGCGTCCCCGTGTGGACCTGCGCCAACGGACACAGCCAGGCCTACCGCGAGGACCCGCGCGCCTGCGCCAGTTGCGGCGACACCACGCTCGAGCAGGACCCCGACGTGCTCGACACCTGGTTCTCGTCCTGGCTCTGGCCGATCAGCACGATGGGCTGGCCGAACGAGAACCCCAAGGACCTGAAGGCCTTCTTCCCCAGCGACGTGCTCGTCACCGCGCCCGAGATCCTGTTCTTCTGGGTCGCGCGGATGATTATGTCGGGCTACGAGTTCGAGGGGCGCGCGCCCTTCCACACGGTGTACCTGCACGGCACGGTGCGCGATATGCAGCACCGCAAGATGTCCAAGTCGCTGGGTAACGGCATCGACCCGCTCGACGTGGTGGAACGCTACGGGGCCGACGCGTTGCGCTGGACGCTCATCCAGGGAATGGGCCTCGGCGTGGACGTGATGCTCGACCACACCGACCTCGACAAGTCGTTCGCGCCGGGTCGCAACTTCGCGACGAAGCTCTGGAACATCGGGCGCTTCCTGCTGCTGCAGGTCGGCGACGAACCCGTGGGCGCGCTTGCCGACGTCGAGGCCGCCGCGCTGCGACTGGAGGATCGTTGGATTCTCGGGCGGCTCGACGCCGCCATCGCCGAGTGCGATGCGGCGCTGGGCCCCGCGCGCCCCAGCGGTGCGCAGTGGCCGGAGCAGCAGCGCCAGCAGGGAATGCGCCTCGACGCCTACGCCGAGGCCGCGCGCCGCTTCGTGTGGAACGAGCTCGCGGACTGGTATGTGGAGGCCGTAAAGCCGCGACTCGCCCAGCCGGGCGCGGACCGCGAGGTCGCGCGCCGGGTATTGGTGCACGTGTTCGACCACGGCCTGCGCTTGCTGCACCCGATTATGCCCTTCGTGACGGAGTCGCTGTGGCAGCGGCTGCCGTCCCAGACCCCCGGCGCCTTCCTCGCCGTCGCCGCGTGGCCGCGCGCCCGCGCCGCGGGCGCCGATGCGGGCCTCACCTTCGACGCCGTACGCGAAGCCATCGACGCCATCCGCGGCTTGCGCGCCGAGTACGGCGTGCAACCGGGCACGCCGATCGTGGCGCACGTGGCGCAGGGCAGCGGCGACGCTGCGGCCCTCGACGCGCTGCTGGCCAGCCAGGCGCTGGTCAGCCGACTCGCGCGCTGCGAACTCCAGCGCGACGCCGCGCCGGCCGCCGCCGCCGCGCACGCCGTGCTCGGCAGCAAGCTCGAGCTCACGTTGCCACTCGCCGGAATGGTGGACCTCGCCAAGGAGCGCGCGCGCCTCGAAACTGAGCGCGCGGGTCTGGTCAAGCAGCTCGACGCGCTGCGTGGACGGCTCGGCAACGAGAAGTTCACCGCCAAGGCGCCGGCGGCCGTCGTCGAGGCCGAGCGGGCCAAGGAACGCGAGTGGGCGGCACGCGCCGCACAACTCGACCAGAAGATCGCGGAGCTCGCCAGCTGA
- a CDS encoding Ig-like domain-containing protein has protein sequence MQASVARRLFLPCAIAATAVGIACASPGMPPGGPPDTEVPELVRIVPDSNAVNVRAPAVLLQFDEVVNERSTGTGPATPGSTNSLTTVVTLSPSDGRDQVTWRRTALEIRPRGGFRPNTAYRVSILPGLADIRGNRREEPIEFVFSTGPTLATSEIHGVLWDWTTGKAAIGALVEASRPSDSLFRWTARTDSLGRFRVRDLTPGEYRLRAWVDANNDRQISFREISDTAHVQLAERAELDLYAFVRDTLPPRFETVEMVDSTAIRVRFDRGILLDWDGRGVTLQREDSSHIEVTQAFVPAARFDSLRREARAAADSAEQAAGDTTVLAAGDSQPAGRPAALAPAAAATDTAAADTTAADTAATDTVPRPVFGRSVPEMSWVLPLDTPLSPGAYRLRVTGATGLNGRSADTDREIRVRPPPPRPAADSTAADTSAARRDTTPRAPAAARPARPTP, from the coding sequence ATGCAGGCCTCCGTGGCGCGACGCCTGTTCCTGCCCTGCGCCATTGCGGCGACGGCGGTGGGCATCGCCTGCGCCTCGCCGGGAATGCCGCCCGGCGGCCCGCCCGACACCGAGGTGCCGGAGCTGGTGCGCATCGTCCCGGACTCGAATGCGGTGAACGTGCGCGCGCCGGCGGTGCTGCTGCAGTTCGACGAAGTCGTCAACGAACGCTCCACGGGCACGGGGCCGGCCACGCCCGGCAGCACCAACTCGCTCACGACGGTGGTCACGCTCTCGCCGAGCGACGGCCGCGATCAAGTTACCTGGCGCCGCACGGCGCTGGAGATCCGCCCGCGCGGCGGCTTCCGCCCCAACACCGCGTACCGTGTCTCGATCCTACCCGGACTCGCCGACATCCGCGGCAACCGCCGCGAGGAGCCGATTGAGTTCGTCTTCTCCACCGGGCCGACGCTCGCCACGAGCGAGATCCACGGCGTGCTCTGGGATTGGACCACCGGCAAGGCGGCGATCGGCGCGCTGGTCGAGGCCTCGCGTCCGAGCGACTCGCTGTTCCGCTGGACTGCGCGCACCGATTCGCTGGGCCGGTTCCGCGTGCGCGACCTGACGCCCGGGGAGTATCGGCTGCGGGCCTGGGTGGACGCCAACAACGACCGGCAAATCTCGTTCCGCGAGATCTCAGACACCGCGCACGTCCAGCTCGCGGAGCGCGCGGAGCTCGATCTCTACGCCTTCGTGCGCGACACGCTGCCGCCACGCTTCGAGACCGTCGAGATGGTGGATTCCACGGCCATCCGCGTGCGCTTCGATCGCGGGATCCTGCTCGACTGGGACGGGCGCGGCGTCACGCTGCAGCGCGAAGACTCGTCGCACATCGAGGTCACGCAGGCCTTCGTGCCGGCGGCGCGCTTCGACTCGCTGCGCCGCGAGGCACGGGCCGCGGCCGACTCTGCCGAGCAGGCGGCGGGCGACACGACGGTGCTGGCCGCGGGTGATTCGCAACCCGCAGGGCGTCCCGCCGCGCTGGCCCCGGCGGCTGCCGCGACCGACACCGCCGCCGCGGACACGACCGCCGCGGACACCGCCGCGACCGATACCGTTCCCCGCCCCGTGTTCGGCCGCAGCGTGCCCGAGATGAGCTGGGTGCTCCCGCTCGACACGCCGCTCTCGCCGGGCGCGTATCGTCTGCGCGTCACGGGCGCCACGGGCCTCAACGGCCGCAGCGCCGACACCGACCGCGAGATCCGCGTACGCCCACCGCCGCCCCGTCCCGCCGCCGACAGCACAGCCGCAGACACTTCGGCCGCCCGCCGCGACACCACGCCACGCGCACCGGCTGCGGCGCGGCCCGCTCGGCCCACGCCGTGA
- a CDS encoding HAD family hydrolase, whose translation MSVATRPVAFLDRDGTLIRDAHYLRDPALVELLDGVPAALRALADAGYASVVVTNQSGIARGLLSEQDYVTVRDRLDALLAGEGVRLTASYHCPHHPELSGSCDCRKPGTRLHRLAAAEHGLDLARAIYIGDRWRDIAPARELGGVGILVPSPDTPPDEIERARTEAQVAPSLRDAVALVLPPAAR comes from the coding sequence GTGAGCGTCGCCACGCGGCCGGTGGCCTTCCTCGACCGCGACGGTACGCTCATCCGCGACGCGCACTACCTCCGCGACCCTGCGTTGGTGGAGCTGCTCGACGGCGTGCCCGCTGCCCTGCGCGCGCTCGCCGACGCCGGCTACGCCAGCGTTGTCGTTACGAACCAATCGGGTATCGCGCGCGGCTTGCTCTCGGAGCAAGACTACGTCACCGTCCGCGACCGGCTCGACGCACTGCTCGCCGGCGAGGGCGTGAGGCTCACGGCCAGCTATCACTGCCCGCACCACCCGGAACTCAGCGGCTCCTGTGACTGCCGGAAGCCGGGCACGCGCCTGCATCGCCTCGCGGCGGCGGAACACGGGCTCGACCTCGCCCGCGCCATCTACATCGGTGACCGCTGGCGCGATATCGCCCCCGCGCGCGAACTCGGCGGCGTCGGCATCTTGGTGCCGAGCCCGGACACGCCGCCGGACGAAATCGAGCGTGCGCGCACCGAGGCGCAGGTGGCGCCCTCGCTTCGCGACGCCGTCGCGCTCGTTCTCCCCCCCGCGGCGCGGTAA
- the purN gene encoding phosphoribosylglycinamide formyltransferase: MTTPRARLAVLASGSGSNLQAIRDDLVARGDAARVELALVVSDRRAAGALDRARGWNVPALHLPREQDATLDGRLAEHGITLVALAGYLRLVPAGVVQRFHGRMLNVHPALLPAFGGPGMYGRHVHEAVIAAGARISGPTVHFVSAQYDEGAIIAQWPVPVQPDDSADTLAARVLAAEHRLYPWCVHAVAAGEISLGADGRVHGSIPFDFARFAAVPGERHPFNTTA; this comes from the coding sequence GTGACGACGCCCCGTGCCCGACTCGCCGTACTCGCCTCCGGCAGCGGCAGCAACCTCCAGGCGATCCGCGACGATCTCGTCGCCCGTGGAGACGCCGCGCGCGTGGAGCTGGCGCTGGTGGTCTCGGACCGACGCGCTGCCGGTGCGCTCGACCGGGCCCGAGGCTGGAACGTCCCAGCGTTGCATCTGCCCCGCGAGCAGGACGCAACGCTTGACGGGCGGCTCGCCGAGCACGGCATCACGCTGGTCGCGTTAGCTGGATACCTGCGCCTCGTGCCCGCTGGCGTAGTGCAGCGCTTCCACGGCCGGATGCTGAACGTGCATCCCGCCCTGCTGCCGGCCTTCGGTGGACCGGGGATGTACGGCCGCCACGTGCACGAGGCGGTGATCGCGGCGGGCGCCCGCATCTCTGGCCCGACCGTGCACTTCGTGAGCGCCCAGTACGACGAGGGCGCAATCATCGCGCAGTGGCCGGTGCCGGTGCAGCCGGACGACAGCGCCGATACGCTCGCCGCGCGCGTGCTCGCCGCCGAGCATCGGCTCTACCCCTGGTGCGTCCACGCGGTCGCCGCGGGCGAGATCTCGCTCGGCGCCGATGGCCGCGTGCACGGCAGCATCCCATTCGACTTCGCACGCTTCGCCGCCGTCCCGGGCGAGCGTCACCCGTTCAACACCACCGCCTGA
- the purH gene encoding bifunctional phosphoribosylaminoimidazolecarboxamide formyltransferase/IMP cyclohydrolase: MPAALLSVSDKTGLVEFASGLQALGFTLLSTGGTAKALRSVGLAVTDVSDVTQFPEMLDGRVKTLHPAVHGGLLARRDLPAHMAAIAEHGIAPIDLVCVNLYPFRETAAKKGLAPEDVIEQIDIGGPSMLRSAAKNFAAVTVVVDPADYTRVLEALTNGGDALAMRRELAEKVYAHTATYDAAIASWFAAQRGERFPERLAMGFERAQTLRYGENPGQAAAFYVTQRDEGLGALRQHGGKELSFNNLLDLEGAMLAIDPFGGETACAIIKHTTPCGLATGTTALEAYQKALACDPVSAFGSVIAFSVPVDEAAAQAVASLFVECLIAPAFTPEALTILGAKKNLRVLEGSAKMSASSLDVKGVRGGVLVQERMTGALDDRGWRVMTKRQPSSDEMRDLLFAWRAVASVKSNAIVLARDGATIGIGAGQMSRVDAAFLAVHKARAAQHDPKGAALGSDAFFPFRDGVDQAAAAGVRAIVQPGGSVRDDEVVAAADEHGIAMVFTGQRTFRH; the protein is encoded by the coding sequence ATGCCCGCTGCCCTGCTTTCCGTTTCCGACAAGACTGGCCTGGTGGAATTCGCCAGCGGCCTCCAGGCCCTCGGCTTCACGCTGCTCTCCACCGGTGGCACCGCAAAGGCGCTGCGCAGCGTCGGCCTCGCCGTCACCGACGTCAGCGACGTGACACAGTTCCCCGAGATGCTCGATGGACGCGTGAAGACGCTGCATCCGGCCGTGCACGGCGGTCTGCTCGCGCGCCGCGACCTTCCGGCGCATATGGCCGCCATCGCCGAGCACGGCATCGCGCCGATTGACCTCGTCTGCGTGAACCTCTACCCGTTCCGCGAGACGGCGGCGAAGAAGGGCCTCGCGCCCGAAGACGTAATCGAGCAGATCGACATCGGCGGTCCATCGATGCTGCGCTCGGCGGCCAAGAACTTCGCCGCCGTGACGGTGGTGGTGGACCCCGCCGACTACACCCGGGTGCTCGAGGCACTGACCAACGGCGGCGACGCGCTGGCGATGCGCCGCGAGCTGGCTGAGAAGGTGTATGCCCACACCGCGACCTACGATGCGGCGATTGCGTCGTGGTTCGCGGCGCAGCGGGGCGAGCGCTTCCCCGAACGGCTGGCAATGGGCTTCGAGCGCGCGCAGACGCTGCGCTATGGCGAGAATCCCGGGCAGGCGGCCGCCTTCTACGTGACGCAGCGCGACGAAGGCCTGGGCGCGCTGCGCCAGCACGGCGGCAAGGAGCTGAGCTTCAACAACCTGCTGGACCTCGAGGGGGCGATGCTCGCCATCGATCCCTTCGGCGGCGAGACCGCCTGCGCCATCATCAAGCACACAACGCCCTGCGGGCTCGCGACCGGTACCACGGCGCTCGAGGCCTACCAGAAGGCCTTGGCTTGCGACCCCGTCTCGGCGTTCGGCAGCGTCATCGCCTTCAGTGTGCCGGTGGACGAAGCGGCGGCACAGGCGGTGGCGTCGTTGTTCGTGGAGTGCCTGATCGCGCCGGCGTTCACACCCGAGGCGCTGACCATCCTCGGCGCCAAGAAGAACCTCCGCGTGCTCGAGGGCAGCGCCAAGATGAGCGCCAGCTCCCTCGACGTGAAGGGCGTGCGCGGCGGCGTGCTGGTGCAGGAGCGGATGACCGGCGCGCTCGACGACCGGGGCTGGCGCGTGATGACCAAGCGGCAGCCCAGCAGCGACGAGATGCGCGACCTGCTCTTCGCCTGGCGGGCCGTGGCCAGCGTGAAGTCCAACGCCATCGTGCTGGCCCGCGACGGCGCGACGATCGGCATCGGCGCCGGCCAGATGAGCCGCGTGGACGCCGCCTTCCTCGCGGTGCACAAGGCGCGCGCCGCCCAGCACGACCCCAAGGGCGCGGCCCTGGGCAGCGACGCCTTCTTCCCCTTCCGCGACGGCGTGGACCAAGCGGCCGCGGCCGGGGTACGCGCCATCGTCCAACCGGGCGGCTCGGTGCGCGACGACGAGGTCGTGGCCGCCGCCGACGAGCACGGCATCGCGATGGTGTTTACGGGGCAAAGGACGTTTAGGCACTAG